A window of the Streptomyces finlayi genome harbors these coding sequences:
- a CDS encoding ATP-binding protein — protein sequence MPRTRASASHLFVPRKASRAEQRAARAGFAEARRQARLAGASPKHRAEEHLDPELRPTYPPSGRPGSSSARGGKLNLPSHRMTTATVSGAYPFLAEGGLGAEGIFIGRDVHAEAAFCYDPFSLYSSGRIEGFTNPNAVLAGIIGMGKSALAKSIATRAIAHGYRVYVPCDPKGEWTAVAQALGGYSIALGPGLPGRLNPLDAPARPASVSEGDWSTEVRKRRLLLLAGLARTVLKRDLLPMEHTALDLALDLVVAEADACGTVPLLGEIAHALGSPERLDRALGDQVGHMGPAAQDLAHALRRLVHGDLSGMFDAPSTVAFDPTTPMLSIDLSRLGGSGDDTALVLAMTCASAWMESALADPDGGRRWVIYDEAWRVMRHVGLLERMQSQWKLSRGLGIANLMVIHRLSDLLSAGDAGSRGRVLAEGLLADCSTRIIYRQEPDQLAAAASLLGLTGVETQAVSALTKGRGLWKVAGRSFITQHILHPAERELFDTDARMSA from the coding sequence ATGCCCCGCACCCGCGCCAGCGCCTCCCACCTGTTCGTCCCCCGCAAAGCGTCACGCGCCGAGCAGCGTGCCGCCCGCGCAGGTTTCGCCGAGGCCCGCCGCCAGGCCCGCCTCGCCGGAGCCTCACCGAAGCACCGCGCCGAGGAACACCTCGACCCGGAACTGCGGCCGACCTACCCGCCGTCCGGACGCCCCGGCTCCTCCTCGGCCCGGGGCGGCAAGCTCAACCTCCCCTCCCACCGCATGACCACCGCCACCGTCAGCGGCGCCTATCCGTTTCTCGCAGAGGGCGGCCTGGGCGCCGAAGGGATCTTCATCGGACGGGACGTACACGCGGAGGCGGCGTTCTGCTACGACCCGTTCTCGCTGTACAGCAGCGGGCGGATCGAGGGCTTCACGAATCCGAACGCCGTCTTGGCCGGGATCATCGGCATGGGCAAGTCCGCGCTGGCCAAGTCGATAGCTACCCGAGCGATTGCCCATGGCTACCGGGTCTATGTTCCCTGCGATCCCAAGGGAGAGTGGACGGCCGTCGCGCAGGCCCTCGGCGGCTACAGCATCGCGCTGGGACCAGGGCTTCCGGGTCGACTGAACCCGCTTGATGCTCCGGCCCGGCCCGCTTCGGTGAGCGAGGGCGACTGGTCGACCGAGGTTCGAAAGCGCCGCCTCCTTCTCCTGGCGGGCCTGGCGCGCACCGTGCTGAAGCGCGATCTCCTGCCGATGGAGCACACCGCCCTGGACCTTGCTCTCGACCTGGTCGTCGCCGAGGCCGACGCCTGTGGCACGGTGCCGCTGCTCGGCGAGATCGCACATGCCCTCGGTTCGCCCGAGCGCCTCGACCGTGCCCTCGGCGACCAGGTCGGACACATGGGGCCCGCTGCACAGGACCTCGCGCATGCGCTTCGCCGGCTGGTGCACGGCGACCTGAGCGGAATGTTCGACGCTCCCTCGACGGTGGCCTTCGACCCGACCACCCCGATGCTGTCCATCGACCTCTCCCGTCTCGGCGGGTCCGGTGACGACACCGCCTTGGTGCTGGCGATGACCTGCGCTTCGGCATGGATGGAATCCGCGCTCGCCGACCCGGACGGGGGCAGGCGCTGGGTGATCTACGACGAGGCGTGGCGGGTGATGCGGCACGTCGGTCTGCTGGAACGCATGCAGTCGCAGTGGAAGCTCTCTCGCGGACTCGGCATCGCGAACTTGATGGTTATCCACCGCCTCAGCGACCTGCTCAGCGCAGGCGATGCTGGCTCGCGCGGCCGAGTGCTGGCCGAGGGCCTGTTGGCCGACTGCTCCACCCGCATCATCTACCGCCAGGAACCAGACCAGCTCGCTGCTGCGGCTTCCCTGCTCGGCCTGACCGGCGTAGAGACCCAGGCCGTGTCTGCCCTGACCAAGGGCCGGGGCCTGTGGAAGGTCGCGGGCCGGAGCTTCATCACCCAGCACATCCTGCACCCCGCCGAGCGAGAGCTGTTCGACACCGACGCCCGAATGTCGGCCTAG
- a CDS encoding DUF6238 family protein, giving the protein MSRTASPTAQDFVPFATAALDFHRALNIPGGPLVTTRAELDALHAHLVSLHGLLDAHAARTGQLVPVEGDQLRATRTRIWQAADHVHAAYHAAPRPDSGEVPEREACQAGLPEGAPELTICQRHQRTAHLVRRRTTPADLHAPFTGLVRR; this is encoded by the coding sequence ATGTCCCGCACCGCTAGCCCGACCGCGCAGGACTTCGTGCCCTTCGCCACCGCCGCGCTCGACTTCCACCGAGCGCTCAACATTCCGGGTGGTCCCCTAGTCACCACGCGCGCGGAGCTGGACGCCCTGCACGCCCATCTTGTCTCGCTGCACGGCCTGCTCGATGCGCATGCCGCCCGCACCGGCCAGCTCGTGCCGGTCGAAGGAGACCAGCTCCGCGCCACCCGCACCCGGATCTGGCAGGCCGCCGACCACGTCCACGCCGCGTACCACGCGGCACCCCGCCCGGACTCCGGCGAGGTGCCCGAACGCGAGGCGTGCCAGGCGGGCCTGCCCGAGGGCGCGCCGGAGCTGACCATCTGCCAGCGCCACCAGCGCACCGCGCACCTGGTGCGCCGCCGCACCACCCCGGCCGACCTGCACGCGCCGTTCACGGGTCTCGTCCGCCGCTGA
- a CDS encoding SCO6880 family protein — MSDKPQAEATTASVKFPHRSRRGILLGLTASQLIVVSLTGLLLLAVILTRGVVGALELIPVWAAIALLVFVRYRGRALADWAPIVTRYVLRRMRGQLIWLTRPSRRPVREGLLHLPGTAASLRVVTAPDRRYGAVHNPHTGTLTAVVKVSSRAYALLDPGTQNANVNGWGRAIAALARTGQVARIQVIERTVPDSGDALRRYWEEHGQPHAPVAGAIYSELIQSAGPAAAPHEAYVAVSLDAKAARRLINQAGGGLTGSFSVLAQLTSTFDQAARTAGLNPTGWLTAREIAAVVRTAYDPKALAPLDRWSTAGRPEAEPAAAGPVVVVEKSDHIMTDSAVHATYWVENWPRTETSAGFLHQLLFTAGVRRTLSLSYEPKGLDAALRDVQRKKSSVIADAAERARRGQVDSEADSIEYQDIKSRERQLIAGHADVALTGLLTVSADSEEELRSACAVVETAAVGAQLDLRPLTWQQAEAFTVAAMPLGLAA; from the coding sequence ATGTCCGACAAGCCCCAGGCCGAAGCCACCACGGCCAGCGTCAAATTTCCGCACCGCTCGCGGCGCGGCATCCTGCTCGGCCTGACCGCCTCGCAACTGATCGTCGTCAGCCTCACCGGCCTTCTTCTGCTCGCCGTGATCCTCACCCGCGGCGTGGTCGGCGCCCTCGAACTCATTCCGGTCTGGGCCGCCATCGCCCTCCTCGTCTTCGTCCGCTACCGAGGCCGCGCCCTGGCCGACTGGGCTCCGATCGTCACCCGGTACGTCCTGCGCCGAATGCGGGGCCAGTTGATCTGGCTCACCCGGCCTTCCCGGCGCCCGGTCCGCGAAGGACTCCTCCACCTGCCCGGTACCGCCGCCAGCCTGCGCGTGGTCACCGCACCCGACCGCCGGTACGGCGCGGTCCACAACCCCCACACCGGCACGCTGACCGCCGTCGTCAAGGTGTCCTCCCGCGCCTACGCGCTGCTCGACCCGGGCACCCAGAACGCCAACGTCAACGGCTGGGGGCGTGCCATAGCCGCGCTGGCCCGTACCGGTCAGGTCGCCCGGATCCAGGTGATCGAGCGCACCGTCCCGGACTCTGGTGACGCGCTGCGCCGGTACTGGGAGGAGCACGGCCAGCCCCATGCTCCCGTAGCAGGTGCGATCTACAGCGAGCTGATCCAGAGCGCCGGCCCGGCGGCGGCACCGCACGAGGCTTACGTCGCGGTGTCCCTGGACGCCAAGGCCGCACGGCGGCTGATCAATCAGGCCGGTGGCGGCCTCACCGGGTCCTTCAGCGTCCTGGCGCAACTGACCTCGACCTTCGATCAGGCCGCGCGAACCGCCGGGCTCAACCCCACTGGCTGGCTCACCGCCCGCGAGATCGCGGCCGTCGTGCGAACCGCGTATGACCCCAAGGCCCTTGCACCGCTCGACCGTTGGTCTACCGCAGGACGCCCCGAGGCTGAGCCCGCTGCTGCCGGTCCGGTCGTGGTCGTCGAGAAGTCGGATCACATCATGACTGACTCGGCCGTCCACGCCACGTACTGGGTGGAGAACTGGCCCCGCACCGAAACCAGCGCGGGCTTCCTGCACCAGCTCCTGTTCACCGCCGGGGTCCGGCGCACGCTGTCGCTGTCGTACGAGCCGAAGGGACTGGACGCCGCCCTGCGCGACGTGCAGCGCAAGAAGTCCAGCGTGATCGCCGACGCCGCCGAGCGAGCCCGGCGGGGCCAGGTCGATTCCGAGGCGGACTCGATCGAGTACCAGGACATCAAGTCCCGAGAGCGTCAGCTCATCGCGGGCCACGCGGATGTCGCCCTGACCGGCCTACTGACCGTTTCGGCGGACTCGGAGGAGGAACTCCGCTCCGCCTGCGCCGTCGTAGAGACCGCCGCCGTCGGTGCCCAGCTCGACCTCCGGCCACTCACCTGGCAGCAGGCCGAAGCGTTCACCGTCGCCGCCATGCCGCTCGGCCTCGCCGCCTGA
- a CDS encoding SCO6881 family protein — MGVCDFPLMDKVCGAVDFATNPAGAVTDGIGAWIAKSAGELAASAADLAAKAVNQTTAIDLNAGWFRDNYELLLPIGLALTVGTFCIQLMFAAWRRDERALAQAAIGTMTGILFSFCAIAFTTVAITVVDALSDGLFKAANSSVDDAIRRVVKVNELGAMYGLGWGVPALVALGCAIGAFMYWGVMVARKVGVLVLVALAVFAGAGGGWEVAKRWRRGWIEATATLVVSKLLMTVVFLIGVSAMGKSDAHDGMAALSDAMAGIVVMVLVLLCPYATYKFVHWASDGGGHDDLHRTGVAGMAVAAGAAKTAGSLAMQASTGTPAPQGPSQVPGAGSDGVASGISPSGGNLSKEGIDGGPSKPQTSFRYGEDSNASGDKGRALIQRPGIPPLITRSGEGESGGSEGDSAGGQFAAASAAGSSVTRAGTAPPAGSAAPPPSSTGPSATGSPTPTNWIYPSQPPSGS, encoded by the coding sequence ATGGGAGTCTGCGACTTTCCGCTGATGGACAAGGTGTGCGGTGCTGTTGACTTCGCCACCAACCCCGCCGGGGCCGTCACCGACGGCATCGGAGCATGGATCGCGAAGTCGGCGGGCGAACTGGCAGCCAGCGCTGCAGACCTCGCTGCGAAGGCCGTCAACCAGACCACCGCCATCGATCTCAACGCCGGTTGGTTCCGGGACAACTACGAACTACTGCTTCCCATCGGGCTCGCGCTGACCGTCGGTACGTTCTGCATCCAGTTGATGTTCGCGGCCTGGCGGCGGGACGAACGCGCCCTGGCTCAGGCAGCCATCGGCACCATGACGGGCATCCTCTTCAGCTTCTGCGCCATCGCCTTCACGACCGTGGCCATCACCGTGGTCGACGCCCTGTCCGACGGCCTGTTCAAAGCAGCCAACAGCTCAGTCGACGATGCGATCCGCCGTGTGGTGAAGGTCAACGAACTGGGGGCGATGTACGGCCTCGGCTGGGGAGTCCCAGCTCTGGTCGCCCTAGGATGCGCGATCGGCGCGTTCATGTACTGGGGCGTCATGGTCGCTCGTAAGGTCGGCGTCCTGGTCCTGGTCGCCCTCGCTGTCTTCGCCGGAGCCGGTGGAGGCTGGGAGGTCGCCAAGCGGTGGCGGCGCGGCTGGATCGAGGCCACCGCCACGCTGGTCGTCTCGAAACTCCTGATGACCGTGGTCTTCCTCATCGGCGTCTCGGCGATGGGCAAGTCGGATGCCCACGACGGCATGGCCGCGCTGTCCGACGCGATGGCAGGCATCGTCGTGATGGTGCTGGTCCTGCTGTGCCCTTACGCCACATACAAGTTCGTCCACTGGGCCAGCGACGGCGGAGGCCACGACGACCTGCACCGCACCGGCGTCGCTGGCATGGCGGTCGCCGCAGGGGCTGCGAAGACCGCGGGCAGTCTGGCGATGCAGGCCAGCACCGGCACGCCTGCACCGCAGGGACCGAGCCAGGTCCCCGGCGCGGGCAGCGACGGTGTCGCCTCCGGCATCAGCCCCTCCGGCGGCAACCTCAGCAAGGAGGGCATCGACGGCGGACCGTCCAAGCCGCAGACCAGCTTCCGGTACGGCGAAGACTCGAACGCTTCCGGTGACAAGGGTCGAGCCCTGATCCAGCGCCCCGGTATCCCGCCGCTCATCACCCGATCCGGCGAGGGCGAATCGGGAGGTTCCGAAGGAGACTCCGCGGGTGGCCAGTTCGCTGCCGCTTCGGCTGCGGGCAGCAGCGTGACCCGCGCTGGTACCGCGCCGCCGGCAGGTTCTGCAGCACCGCCGCCGTCCTCCACAGGGCCGTCGGCAACCGGCTCTCCGACGCCGACGAACTGGATCTATCCCAGCCAGCCGCCGTCGGGTTCCTGA
- a CDS encoding DUF6112 family protein, whose protein sequence is MYLADKVIQLAYDPGIKPNEGGLPGLAVLKQVMGSVNLFGIIAVVGALAVSAGVWAWGHHSGGHQAEANGKKGVLVSAGAALLLGAANGVVAFFSTLGTQVH, encoded by the coding sequence ATGTATCTCGCCGACAAGGTCATCCAGCTCGCCTACGACCCGGGGATCAAGCCGAACGAGGGCGGGCTGCCGGGCCTCGCCGTCCTCAAGCAGGTGATGGGCTCCGTCAACCTCTTCGGCATCATCGCAGTGGTCGGCGCGCTCGCCGTCAGCGCGGGCGTGTGGGCCTGGGGCCACCACTCCGGCGGCCATCAGGCCGAGGCCAACGGCAAGAAGGGCGTGCTGGTCAGCGCTGGCGCGGCCCTTCTGCTGGGTGCCGCAAACGGCGTGGTCGCGTTCTTCAGCACGCTGGGGACGCAGGTCCACTAA
- a CDS encoding C40 family peptidase, with translation MKKTTGAVVGLFASGPLLLAVPILAIGAGTASASCSTGDAQSVDTAAVASQVKAILDGGDKGAVSVPGLDDPAGQVPNAKTIQATGVAMNIPARGQVVALATALQESGLRNLTYGDRDSLGLFQQRPSQGWGTANEILDPVHSSTKFYEGLQKVSGWQSLSVTQAAQAVQRSGFPEAYAKWEPLATALQKAIEPLLSKTGGASPSPSPSGSAGTPASTTAGGCTTGGDGTDFGTIPAGAVPAGYKIGADAPAKVQTAIRWALGQLNTAYQWGGSCTDSHGPDPMGRCDCSSLMQQAYKAAGVTLTRTTYTQVKEGKAASADALQPGDLVFTEGTADVPEHVGMFIGQGLIINAPHTGDVVRIATLASWKSQILAARRVV, from the coding sequence ATGAAGAAGACCACCGGAGCCGTCGTCGGTCTCTTCGCCTCCGGCCCGCTACTGCTGGCCGTTCCCATCCTCGCCATCGGTGCCGGTACGGCTTCGGCCTCTTGCTCGACCGGCGATGCACAGTCTGTGGATACCGCGGCCGTTGCCTCACAGGTGAAGGCCATCCTGGACGGTGGCGACAAGGGTGCAGTCTCCGTGCCGGGTCTGGATGATCCAGCCGGCCAGGTACCCAACGCCAAGACGATCCAGGCCACAGGCGTCGCGATGAACATTCCGGCCCGGGGGCAGGTCGTGGCCCTGGCAACCGCCCTCCAGGAGAGCGGCCTTCGGAACTTGACCTACGGTGACCGCGACTCGCTGGGACTGTTCCAGCAGCGGCCGTCGCAGGGATGGGGCACGGCGAACGAGATCCTCGATCCGGTCCACTCCTCGACCAAGTTCTACGAGGGGCTGCAGAAGGTCTCCGGCTGGCAGTCCCTGTCTGTCACCCAGGCCGCTCAGGCGGTACAGCGGTCAGGCTTCCCGGAGGCATACGCCAAGTGGGAGCCCCTGGCCACCGCCCTGCAGAAGGCCATCGAACCCCTGCTGTCGAAGACCGGCGGCGCGTCGCCGAGCCCTTCTCCGTCTGGCTCTGCCGGCACCCCTGCCTCCACTACCGCGGGCGGTTGTACGACCGGCGGGGACGGAACCGACTTCGGGACCATCCCGGCAGGCGCGGTGCCGGCCGGATACAAGATCGGGGCCGATGCTCCGGCGAAGGTCCAGACAGCGATCCGTTGGGCGCTCGGCCAGCTCAACACGGCGTACCAGTGGGGCGGGAGTTGCACCGACTCTCACGGGCCCGACCCCATGGGCCGGTGCGACTGCTCCTCCCTGATGCAGCAGGCGTACAAGGCCGCCGGGGTCACCTTGACGCGGACGACATACACACAGGTCAAGGAGGGTAAGGCGGCTTCGGCCGACGCTCTCCAGCCCGGCGACCTCGTCTTCACCGAAGGAACGGCGGACGTCCCTGAACACGTCGGCATGTTCATCGGACAGGGGCTGATCATCAACGCCCCACATACCGGTGACGTGGTCCGCATCGCGACTCTCGCGTCCTGGAAATCGCAGATTCTCGCGGCCCGCCGAGTCGTCTGA
- a CDS encoding DNA-methyltransferase: protein MSYTLHRGDALTVLKTLPDESVNAVITDPPYNSGGRTSSDRTGRTARAKYVTSNSAHDLQNFPGENRDQRSYRSWLTELLTEAYRASTEHAVAMVFTDWRQEPTTSDALQMAGWTWSGTIPWIKPSSRPRKGGPKQDSEFIIWGVKGSLDNTRDLYLPGHYIASQPRKGRVHITQKPVEVMQQLVQVCPEGGTVLDPFTGSGSTGVAALREGRRFVGVELSAHYADVAEERLRAELTKDDFELAGPEA from the coding sequence ATGAGCTACACGCTGCACCGAGGCGATGCCCTCACCGTGCTGAAGACCCTCCCGGACGAGAGCGTCAACGCCGTCATCACCGACCCGCCGTACAACTCCGGCGGGCGTACCAGTTCGGACCGCACCGGTCGCACCGCGCGAGCCAAGTACGTCACCAGCAACAGTGCGCACGACCTGCAGAACTTCCCCGGAGAGAACCGCGACCAGCGTTCCTACCGATCCTGGCTGACCGAACTGCTCACCGAGGCGTACCGGGCCTCGACCGAGCACGCGGTCGCCATGGTCTTCACCGACTGGCGACAGGAACCGACCACCTCGGACGCCCTGCAGATGGCCGGGTGGACCTGGAGTGGCACCATCCCGTGGATCAAGCCCTCCAGCCGGCCCCGCAAGGGCGGGCCGAAGCAGGACTCGGAGTTCATCATCTGGGGCGTCAAGGGATCCCTCGACAACACCCGCGACCTCTACCTGCCGGGTCATTACATCGCCTCCCAGCCCCGCAAGGGCCGTGTCCACATCACCCAGAAGCCGGTCGAGGTCATGCAGCAGCTCGTCCAGGTCTGCCCCGAGGGCGGCACTGTGCTCGACCCGTTCACCGGCAGCGGCTCCACGGGGGTCGCGGCCCTGCGCGAGGGACGCCGCTTTGTGGGCGTCGAGCTGTCCGCGCACTACGCCGACGTCGCCGAGGAGCGGCTGCGCGCCGAACTGACAAAGGACGACTTCGAGCTGGCCGGTCCGGAGGCATGA
- a CDS encoding DUF5655 domain-containing protein produces the protein MAELMLFRRDAGGRDVELPGSTVALEVELQRRVEAGLEAMLGIRFLASEYPTGPWHRGRIDTLGLDENGSPVVIEFKKGSDSGVLSQAVSYLSWLESAHHEFEALVRKVLGAEAAGSIDWRRPRMVCIAASFSHHDRVAVQRLPERIDLVRYRIFEGGLLSLLLVDSSPGFPAAASSRRNREREAAVDVAAAAPVAPSPADASLVPECLRDLYAEVDDALTAWGEVEVAPLRHYIAYRRLVNVASVLFRPKHEAILVYLRLDPDSVALEEGFTRDMRGIGHLGTGDLEVRLASAADLEKAVPLIRRAFEAA, from the coding sequence ATGGCCGAGCTGATGTTGTTCCGGCGAGACGCAGGCGGGCGGGACGTCGAGCTGCCCGGTTCGACGGTGGCGCTGGAGGTCGAACTGCAGCGGCGGGTCGAGGCCGGCCTGGAGGCGATGCTCGGTATCCGGTTCCTAGCGTCGGAGTACCCGACCGGTCCGTGGCACCGGGGCCGGATCGACACCCTCGGGCTGGACGAGAACGGCAGCCCTGTAGTGATCGAGTTCAAAAAGGGCTCCGACAGCGGGGTGCTGTCGCAGGCCGTCTCGTACCTGTCCTGGCTGGAGTCGGCGCACCACGAGTTCGAGGCACTCGTGCGGAAGGTGCTGGGCGCGGAGGCTGCCGGGTCGATTGACTGGCGTCGACCTCGGATGGTCTGTATCGCGGCTAGCTTCTCCCACCACGACCGTGTGGCCGTGCAGCGGCTGCCCGAGCGGATCGACCTGGTGCGCTACCGGATCTTCGAAGGCGGCCTGCTGAGCTTGCTGCTCGTCGACTCCTCGCCCGGCTTCCCGGCCGCCGCTTCGTCCCGGCGAAATCGGGAGCGGGAGGCGGCGGTCGACGTCGCGGCGGCGGCCCCGGTGGCTCCTTCGCCGGCGGATGCCAGCCTCGTACCGGAGTGCCTGCGGGACCTGTACGCGGAGGTGGACGACGCGCTCACGGCATGGGGCGAGGTCGAGGTGGCGCCGCTGCGGCACTACATCGCCTACCGGCGGCTGGTGAACGTGGCGTCGGTGCTCTTCCGCCCAAAGCACGAGGCGATCCTGGTCTATCTCAGACTCGACCCGGATTCGGTCGCGCTGGAGGAGGGCTTCACCCGGGACATGCGCGGCATCGGGCACCTCGGGACCGGGGACCTGGAGGTACGCCTCGCTTCGGCAGCCGACCTGGAGAAGGCGGTGCCGTTGATCCGGCGGGCATTCGAGGCGGCTTGA
- a CDS encoding DUF6236 family protein, with protein sequence MRQTGLYYPYVHVQNDDWMKVAALYWPQLARVVPRDYPVRDSETGKALADGLDFFVPVEPGAAPAAVEAPFLETIREHAGTLRRYYEIREWQIRESTVVPPSLRRTNLYVPNAHRDTHSDGRPGGYIAHLYWQEVSPVLREALIAEGLAINADRPTFEGRETSGTWISMDPMLAWVYKCALTDELARRNHLVPTTDQMAAHRASQEWDTERVRTVLLRGRQPRADQSVSAVLGELAVRMVLPADLANVSVGKVIELRQKHGAEFETFMDEVDSVAREMQEHLAEIEDREVLAARLRQLHRTRFERPLNDLKAAMKSLKIDAATGVLNVQTEAPAVLGAVGGYAAGGLPYASALGLAFGLVGYQRQISKQRDEALSNSPVSFLLQVENGLRPTSVMRRLTHRAPRVLGA encoded by the coding sequence ATGCGGCAGACCGGGTTGTACTACCCGTACGTGCACGTCCAGAACGATGACTGGATGAAGGTGGCGGCCTTGTACTGGCCGCAGTTGGCTCGCGTGGTTCCCCGGGACTACCCCGTCCGGGATTCAGAGACAGGCAAGGCCCTGGCCGATGGACTCGACTTCTTCGTTCCGGTTGAGCCCGGTGCGGCCCCCGCAGCCGTGGAGGCCCCCTTTCTGGAGACCATCCGCGAACACGCCGGGACGTTGCGCCGGTACTACGAGATCCGCGAATGGCAGATCCGCGAGAGCACGGTCGTACCGCCGTCCTTGCGGCGTACCAACCTCTACGTCCCGAACGCCCATAGAGATACCCATTCCGACGGCCGCCCTGGTGGGTACATCGCTCATTTGTACTGGCAGGAGGTCTCACCGGTCCTACGTGAGGCGCTGATCGCTGAAGGGCTGGCCATCAACGCGGACCGCCCCACGTTCGAGGGGCGGGAGACGTCCGGCACGTGGATCTCTATGGACCCGATGCTGGCGTGGGTCTACAAGTGTGCGCTGACCGATGAGCTTGCGCGGCGTAACCACCTGGTGCCGACAACGGACCAGATGGCGGCGCACCGGGCGAGCCAGGAATGGGACACCGAACGTGTCAGGACCGTTCTGCTGCGGGGCCGGCAACCGCGGGCCGACCAGTCCGTGTCCGCGGTTCTGGGAGAGCTGGCCGTCCGGATGGTCCTGCCAGCAGACCTGGCGAATGTGTCGGTCGGTAAGGTGATCGAACTCCGGCAGAAACACGGGGCCGAGTTCGAGACCTTCATGGATGAGGTCGACAGCGTTGCACGTGAGATGCAGGAGCACCTCGCGGAGATCGAGGATCGCGAAGTTCTCGCCGCCCGCCTGCGACAGTTGCACCGGACCCGCTTCGAGCGCCCACTGAACGACCTCAAGGCCGCGATGAAGAGCCTCAAGATCGACGCGGCCACTGGAGTGCTCAACGTTCAGACGGAAGCGCCTGCAGTCTTGGGAGCCGTGGGCGGCTATGCGGCGGGAGGGCTGCCCTACGCCTCCGCCCTTGGCCTCGCTTTCGGCCTGGTGGGCTACCAGCGGCAGATCAGCAAGCAGCGCGACGAGGCCCTCAGCAATTCCCCGGTTTCCTTCCTCCTTCAGGTGGAGAACGGCCTGCGGCCCACAAGCGTGATGCGCCGCCTCACCCATCGTGCCCCCCGCGTGCTCGGGGCGTGA
- a CDS encoding leucine-rich repeat domain-containing protein, translated as MSGSLRARNVFLSGCPNVVVHGDLEVAGGVCTSHGDDGGILTVRGRTRAQLVIGMLYFNLVFAEQPQALDAVLLPELLDDHGMADARKIQEALREGRQVLRAGVRPSHLATLEELDALLGRAEEVTELDLSERKLRHFPEQLLSFPNLRVLSLAGNAELKTIDPRIGELASLEELTLAGAQLTGLPESIGRLRNLRHLQPVRLQRHRRALLQSDRHEGRQRPLQAGRADGAEAAR; from the coding sequence GTGAGCGGCAGTCTGCGGGCCCGCAACGTGTTCCTGTCCGGCTGCCCGAACGTAGTGGTGCACGGCGACCTGGAGGTGGCGGGCGGCGTCTGCACCTCGCACGGGGACGACGGCGGCATCCTCACGGTGCGCGGCCGCACCCGCGCCCAACTCGTCATCGGCATGCTGTACTTCAACCTGGTCTTCGCCGAGCAGCCGCAGGCCCTGGACGCCGTCCTGCTGCCCGAGCTCCTCGACGACCACGGCATGGCCGACGCGCGGAAGATCCAGGAGGCCCTGCGCGAGGGGCGGCAGGTGCTGCGGGCGGGGGTGCGGCCGAGCCACCTGGCCACCCTGGAGGAGCTGGACGCGCTGCTGGGCCGGGCGGAAGAGGTGACCGAACTCGACCTGTCCGAACGCAAGCTGAGGCACTTCCCCGAGCAACTCCTCTCCTTCCCCAATCTGCGGGTCCTCTCCCTGGCGGGCAACGCCGAGCTCAAGACAATCGACCCGCGGATCGGCGAGCTGGCCTCCCTCGAAGAACTCACCCTGGCCGGGGCACAGCTGACCGGGCTGCCCGAGTCCATCGGCCGGCTGCGGAACCTGCGGCACCTTCAACCAGTCCGGCTACAGCGGCATCGACGGGCTCTACTCCAAAGCGATCGGCACGAAGGACGACAGCGCCCGCTCCAAGCTGGTCGTGCAGATGGAGCAGAAGCTGCACGATGA